The genomic stretch GTTTAGAGGATTGTATACTTGCAAGGGAGAGAGTGCGGTGTGCTGTATTGGTATAACCCGTTGGATGTGGTTGATTTATATCAAGAAAAACTCGGGTTGTAGATTCTGTGGATTTCCGGCCATGTGCCTCAGTCAACGAATGATGTTCCAGTGAGCAGCCATACGTGACAGCATAGTTGAAAAACAAAGTAATCGCAATGTGTCCACAGTGATGAATGGAAGTTGAGAGACGCGATGCCTAGAAGTGGCGCCCCGGAAACGGCTAGCGCGTTGCGCCGCGTGTGGCAGTCGCGAAAATCGACATAACGTCATTGTTCAGGCATCGCTTGGTGACAGCTGCCCACTTCCCGTTCAACAGGTTTCGCTCTCTTCACAAATTACGTGTAGAGGCCTTTAATACTTCACTCACATGTGGAGAGTTTGCAATTGCTTCTAGACACATCTTGGTCCCGACAATCATCTCAGCTCCTACCACATAGAGGTTGCTCCCTCCGAGCACCTTACCCACTACTCACACGAATATGGCAACACGTCGCAAACTCGAAGCCAGCGATAGCGACAATACGCAATTCTCCACAAGCACGTCTAGCGACACGATGCGGCCACCCACGTCGTCGGCACGTCGCTCGCCCTTTCTCCCCACGCGCCTCGAAGCGCAACTCATAGCTATCTACCCCATCACCCTACTTCTTGGGAGCATATTCAGCACTCTTTCACCTTCAACGCGTAGCGCCCCTTATTCAGCAAGCCTACAATCACACCCCACCGAATTCGCGCCCTCGTACTTTGCGCAAAAGAAGAACGTCTTCAATGTATACTTTGTGAAAGTAGGCTGGTTCTGGACAACACTGGCTTTTACCTTTTTCGTCACCCTCCACCCTGGCTTTGGGCAGGGGGCGAGCGCGAGGCGGATCAGGGCGGTGCTGAGGTATGGCCTTGTCACGACGTGGTGGTGCTTTTTGACACAGTGGTTTTTTGGCCCGCCGCTGATCGACCGCGGTTTCCGATTTACGGGCGGTCAATGCGAGTTGTTGAGGAAGTCAGATGCAAGGGAAGACATGAGCAATACAAGAGAGTACATCACAGCGGCTACATGCAAGGCCGTGGGTGGGACATGGAAGGGCGGTCATGATATTTCTGGACACGTCTTTTTGCTCATACTAGGAAGCTCGCTCCTTTGGCTAGAGTTCCTGCCTGCATTGACGCACGTCGAGGGCTTGAGAGATGGTAGGTTAATCACGCTACCCGATGGCAAGGTCGCCAGTGTCGCTGTGGAGAAGGAGCTGGTCAAGGAAGAGGGCGAAGCCACTGCAAGAGGAGTCAAGTTTGCGCTCGGTGTTGCAGGTCTGATGTGGTGGATGTTACTCATGACGGCTGCCTACTTCCACACTTGGTTCGAGAAGTT from Pyrenophora tritici-repentis strain M4 chromosome 1, whole genome shotgun sequence encodes the following:
- a CDS encoding Scs3p domain containing protein — protein: MATRRKLEASDSDNTQFSTSTSSDTMRPPTSSARRSPFLPTRLEAQLIAIYPITLLLGSIFSTLSPSTRSAPYSASLQSHPTEFAPSYFAQKKNVFNVYFVKVGWFWTTLAFTFFVTLHPGFGQGASARRIRAVLRYGLVTTWWCFLTQWFFGPPLIDRGFRFTGGQCELLRKSDAREDMSNTREYITAATCKAVGGTWKGGHDISGHVFLLILGSSLLWLEFLPALTHVEGLRDGRLITLPDGKVASVAVEKELVKEEGEATARGVKFALGVAGLMWWMLLMTAAYFHTWFEKFTGLLVAFAGLWTVYFLPRGVPQLRAWLGMPGV